The following are encoded together in the Oncorhynchus gorbuscha isolate QuinsamMale2020 ecotype Even-year linkage group LG03, OgorEven_v1.0, whole genome shotgun sequence genome:
- the LOC124032418 gene encoding potassium voltage-gated channel subfamily A member 2-like, which yields MTVATGDLGDEAAAHPGDPYEPEPDYECCERVVVNISGLRFETQLKTLSQFPETLLGDPKKRMRYFDPLRNEYFFDRNRPSFDAILYYYQSGGRLRRPVNVTLDIFSEEIRFYELGEEAIEIFREDEGFIKEEERPLPENEFQRQVWLLFEYPESSGAARIIAIISVMVILISIVSFCLETLPVFRNDEEDDGNKVFQPFNNSTSSYTSSYFTDPFFILETLCIIWFSFEFLVRFFACPSKAGFFGNIMNIIDIVAIIPYFITLGTELAEKPEDGQAGQQAMSLAILRVIRLVRVFRIFKLSRHSKGLQILGQTLKASMRELGLLIFFLFIGVILFSSAVYFAEADEADSQFSSIPEAFWWAVVSMTTVGYGDMVPTTIGGKIVGSLCAIAGVLTIALPVPVIVSNFNYFYHRETEGEEQAQYLNTPVAPKADSAEDLKKSGRSGSGSTLSKSDYMEIQEAALNHSTEDFRAESLKTGNCTLLANANQQANSNTVANTNYVNVTKMRTDV from the exons ATGACGGTTGCTACAGGTGACCTGGGGGACGAGGCGGCGGCCCATCCCGGTGACCCGTACGAACCAGAACCGGACTACGAGTGCTGTGAGCGCGTGGTCGTCAACATCTCTGGGCTGCGCTTCGAGACTCAACTGAAGACCCTCTCCCAGTTCCCTGAGACCCTGCTGGGGGACCCCAAGAAGAGAATGAG gtACTTTGACCCTCTGAGGAACGAGTATTTCTTCGACAGGAACCGGCCCAGCTTCGACGCCATCCTCTACTACTACCAGTCAGGAGGGAGACTGCGTCGGCCGGTGAACGTCACTCTAGACATCTTCTCTGAGGAGATCCGCTTCTACGAGCTGGGAGAGGAGGCCATCGAGATCTTCAGGGAGGATGAGGGCTTCATCAAGGAGGAAGAGCGACCTCTTCCAGAGAACGAGTTCCAGAGACAG GTGTGGCTGCTGTTTGAGTATCCCGAGAGTTCCGGCGCGGCCCGTATCATCGCCATCATCAGCGTCATGGTGATCCTGATCTCTATCGTGTCCTTCTGCCTGGAGACACTCCCCGTGTTCCGGAACGACGAAGAGGACGATGGCAACAAGGTGTTCCAGCCCTTCAACAACTCCACCTCTTCCTACACGTCTTCCTACTTCACTGATCCCTTCTTCATCCTGGAGACGCTCTGCATCATCTGGTTCTCCTTTGAGTTCCTCGTCCGCTTCTTCGCGTGTCCTAGTAAAGCCGGGTTCTTCGGTAACATTATGAATATCATCGATATTGTGGCGATTATTCCATATTTCATCACGTTGGGCACAGAGCTGGCAGAGAAACCGGAGGACGGGCAGGCTGGGCAGCAGGCCATGTCCCTCGCCATCCTCCGGGTCATCCGGCTGGTCAGGGTGTTCAGGATCTTCAAGCTGTCCAGACACTCCAAGGGGCTCCAGATCCTGGGCCAGACACTGAAGGCCAGCATGCGGGAGCTGGGTCTGCTCATCTTCTTCCTCTTCATCGGAGTCATCCTCTTCTCCAGCGCTGTCTACTTCGCCGAGGCCGACGAGGCGGACTCACAGTTCAGTAGCATCCCAGAAGCCTTCTGGTGGGCCGTGGTTTCCATGACCACCGTTGGCTACGGCGACATGGTGCCCACCACCATCGGCGGGAAGATCGTGGGCTCTCTCTGCGCCATCGCCGGCGTGCTGACCATCGCCCTGCCCGTCCCTGTCATCGTGTCCAACTTCAACTACTTCTACCACCGAGAGACGGAGGGCGAGGAGCAGGCGCAGTACCTGAACACTCCCGTTGCCCCCAAGGCCGACTCAGCCGAGGACCTGAAGAAGAGCGGCCGCAGCGGGAGTGGATCCACCCTCAGTAAGTCGGACTACATGGAGATACAGGAAGCTGCACTGAACCACAGCACTGAGGACTTCAGAGCAGAGAGCCTCAAGACAGGAAACTGCACCCTGTTGGCTAATGCAAATCAGCAAGCTAATTCTAACACAGTGGCTAACACCAACTACGTCAACGTCACCAAGATGAGAACGGATGTATAG